A portion of the Podospora pseudoanserina strain CBS 124.78 chromosome 2, whole genome shotgun sequence genome contains these proteins:
- a CDS encoding hypothetical protein (EggNog:ENOG503NVPP; COG:K; COG:L) — protein sequence MGSSSRSNGEYTPPFDDENSGDDGALLSLTAEASNGRQLSPDDYYIDEVEYIDPEEADWNIQSGNNLPTSDFDRDYLNNFHPAYLDEHQPEHRNFVQSQQMIMDRVNQESDHAYEGDSDYASDHASEYKESDYDSDPMDIDQIDSDDGIDSDYYDDSRKRKRGSNDKYSGAVDDFDEASDDDIPRTRGAPTKLPPVNFGRSLRKRAEVTNYYGSLDELQEDDEDSFIVTSDIVRPGRKKLKRLSSRLSARSTQKTTSVSASAGDSDREFESSRRRSSRANKNTRKMVDKYAEDDDDEDDEAFYISDNKPAAAPKVASVKEIFQGNIPTDFKEAHRLTCDSCAYPDDRNKGTFVFCQGCSNVYHKVCLGNRSSREQRVTKVGPDSFVMQCRFCIDVYKKRDPRAPSHGTCQTCHVRGPSCIPFSEKKTPKQEEKLRIDNGGVDPITEVNPKLINNHNNVLFRCARCHRGWHYEHLPHPNPTRDPSWSEPLNLRKLRLEEYQIDWMCKDCRDTDGLKPDKIVAWRPADRKSYIEGQTIADFDEDQIEYLIKWERQSYNHCQWFPGAWVYGIVKHNMRVSFLKRTFGEGLEGGPDSEIKADSLLRWTEKEAIYNVWVTPDIILDVHVAPRTVEAEAKYKARSREDKFQEDLSRIFHVVKILVKFEGLGYEDVVWDTPPDSSDGALWEAYQEAYREYLNGKHFKPESNRVMRERLQEFRQLDFVKDIELKKQPEGLKRGQLMEYQINGVNWMLHNFRHDRSVILADEMGLGKTVQIVALLYTLIMTKPRIWPFLVVVPNATCANWRREIKKWAPDLRVVAYYGGRVSQQAAKEYELFPGNTRDMKAHVVIMSYDSVKDSETRSRFSSVKWAGLIVDEAQALKNDENSLYKALNMLNIPFKVLLTGTPLQNNKRELFNLLQFIDPSMKAEQLDQEYDQITSENLRHLHDLIRPYFLRRTKAEVLTFLPTMAQIIVPVSMSVLQERLCKSIMEKNPQLIRSIFAQGKLKANERGSLSNILMQLRKCLCHPFIYSQAIEDRNLSPELTRRNLIEASSKLMLLEIMLPKLKERGHRVLIFSQFLDQLTVLEDFLMSLNLRHERLDGSQSSLEKQKKIDAFNAPDSDIFCMLLSTRAGGVGINLATADTVIILDPDWNPHQDIQALSRAHRIGQRKKVLCFQLVTIDSAEEKILQIGRKKMALDHLLIETMDNQDDAPNDVESVLKHGAEALFGDKKKDAIKYDSAAVDKLLDRSMQEETKTDDKKSAESAFAHARVWANDGLADEMKETEQQEMSLSVWDQILKQREEEARREAEKARETLGRGGRRRGNANYAGPQFEFDEGEKPDSDQGEGDHDFIAKSDGGDTSDEEVGTPATGLSAHLRKSDNESGQAQTQSNAQAQGKAAAAGAAASLAPQNGHAKGAVNGDKVKRSQVEVAIFTAQGPGAQQQNGGGASNSRPVSTDVRFNVPDNAASQNQRRQQQQQQLGAVGGVGGAPVTHHQAGASMTASQRAGIDLLNSIAMRPAGQSGGGGGGGVMVNQIGVPTVPSSTSSSVAAAAVVLPKAEQCVVCKYSHPWGWECPEMRSMRNLRVALDELKRDGRLTEEERSGWRGFLVEKLRLLRG from the exons ATGGGGTCTTCCAGTCGCTCCAACGGCGAGTATACTCCGCCTTTCGACGACGAGAATAGCGGGGATGACGGGGCTCTGCTCAGCCTGACTGCCGAGGCCAGCAACGGCAGGCAGTTGTCACCTGACGACTACTAtattgacgaggttgagtATATTGACCCAGAGGAAGCCGACTGGAATATTCAATCAGGCAACAACCTGCCAACCAGCGACTTCGACCGCGACTATTTGAACAATTTTCACCCGGCCTACCTGGATGAGCACCAGCCAGAGCACAGGAATTTCGTTCAGTCACAGCAGATGATCATGGATCGCGTCAACCAGGAATCCGACCACGCCTACGAAGGCGATAGCGACTATGCCTCTGATCACGCCTCTGAGTACAAGGAAAGCGACTACGACTCTGACCCCATGGATATTGACCAGATTGACAGCGACGACGGCATTGACTCT GACTATTACGATGACTCCAGAAAGCGCAAGAGAGGTTCTAACGATAAATACTCTGGTGCCGTTGACGATTTCGACGAGGCCTCTGACGACGACATCCCCCGCACCCGAGGTGCCCCCACCAAGCTTCCGCCTGTTAACTTTGGCAGATCTCTGCGCAAGCGTGCTGAAGTCACCAATTACTATGGCAGTCTTGATGAGTtgcaggaggatgatgaggattcATTCATTGTCACCTCTGATATTGTGCGACCCGGTCGAAAGAAGTTGAAGCGCTTGTCTTCGAGGCTTTCTGCCAGGTCCACACAGAAGACCACGTCTGTCTCTGCCTCTGCGGGTGACTCTGACAGAGAATTTGAgagcagccgccgccgttcATCCCGTGCCAACAAGAACACCAGAAAGATGGTCGACAAGTatgccgaggacgacgatgacgaggatgatgaagctTTCTACATCTCGGACAACaaacctgctgctgcccccaaAGTCGCCAGCGTGAAGGAGATCTTCCAGGGCAACATTCCCACCGACTTCAAGGAAGCTCACAGGTTGACCTGCGACAGTTGTGCCTATCCTGATGACCGCAACAAGGGAACCTTTGTCTTTTGTCAAGGCTGCTCCAATGTCTATCACAAAGTCTGTCTGGGCAACCGCAGCAGCCGTGAGCAGCGTGTGACCAAGGTTGGGCCAGATTCCTTCGTCATGCAGTGCCGCTTTTGCATTGATGTTTACAAGAAGCGAGACCCGCGGGCACCCAGCCACGGCACATGCCAAACTTGCCATGTCAGAGGCCCATCATGCATCCCTTTCTccgaaaagaaaacaccCAAGCAAGAGGAGAAGTTGCGCATCGATAATGGCGGTGTTGATCCCATCACGGAGGTCAATCCCAAGcttatcaacaaccacaacaacgtCCTCTTTCGCTGTGCCAGGTGCCATCGAGGTTGGCACTATGAacatctcccccatcccaatccgACTCGAGACCCGTCTTGGTCAGAGCCTCTCAATCTACGCAAGCTCAGGTTGGAAGAGTACCAGATCGATTGGATGTGCAAGGACTGTCGCGACACAGATGGGCTCAAGCCTGACAAGATTGTGGCCTGGCGCCCAGCTGATCGCAAGAGCTACATCGAAGGTCAGACTATCGCAGACTTCGACGAGGATCAAATCGAGTACCTGATCAAGTGGGAACGCCAGTCTTACAACCATTGCCAGTGGTTCCCTGGCGCCTGGGTCTATGGTATCGTCAAACACAACATGCGTGTCTCCTTCCTCAAGAGGACATTTGGAGAGGGGCTTGAGGGAGGTCCCGACAGCGAGATCAAGGCAGATTCTCTGCTCAGATGGACTGAAAAGGAGGCCATCTACAATGTCTGGGTCACACCTGATATCATTCTCGATGTCCACGTCGCTCCGCGAACCGTCGAGGCTGAAGCAAAGTACAAGGCTCGGTCTCGCGAGGACAAGTTCCAGGAGGACTTGAGCCGGATCTTCCACGTGGTTAAAATCCTTGTGAAGTTTGAGGGCCTTGGGTACGAGGATGTTGTTTGGGACACCCCTCCGGACTCGTCAGACGGTGCTCTCTGGGAGGCGTATCAAGAGGCGTACCGGGAGTACCTCAATGGCAAGCACTTCAAACCAGAGTCCAACCGTGTCATGCGAGAGCGCCTCCAAGAATTCCGCCAACTCGATTTCGTCAAAGATATCGAACTCAAGAAGCAGCCCGAGGGCCTCAAGCGCGGCCAGCTTATGGAATATCAGATCAATGGCGTCAACTGGATGCTTCACAACTTCCGTCATGACAGGAGTGTCATTCTTGCCGATGAGATGGGTCTGGGCAAAACAGTTCAAATCGTGGCACTGCTCTACACTCTCATCATGACCAAGCCTCGCATCTGGCCGTTTCTTGTTGTGGTGCCCAATGCGACCTGCGCCAACTGGCGACGTGAGATCAAGAAATGGGCTCCTGACCTTCGAGTTGTTGCATACTATGGCGGACGAGTGTCTCAACAGGCCGCAAAGGAGTACGAGCTGTTTCCAGGCAATACTCGCGACATGAAGGCACACGTTGTCATCATGTCCTACGACTCGGTCAAGGACAGTGAAACGCGATCCCGGTTCAGCAGTGTGAAGTGGGCTGGTCTAATTGTCGACGAAGCTCAGGCCCTCAAGAATGACGAGAATTCGCTGTACAAGGCCTTGAACATGCTCAATATCCCGTTCAAGGTTCTTCTGACAGGAACGCCATTGCAAAACAACAAGAGGGAATTATTCAACCTCCTTCAGTTCATCGACCCCAGTATGAAGGCCGAGCAGCTTGACCAAGAGTACGACCAGATCACCTCGGAAAACCTCAGGCATCTTCATGATCTGATCCGGCCGTATTTCTTGCGCCGCACAAAGGCCGAGGTGCTCACCTTCCTGCCGACGATGGCTCAGATCATTGTCCCTGTTTCGATGTCGGTCTTGCAAGAGAGGCTCTGCAAGTCGATCATGGAGAAGAACCCTCAGCTCATCCGATCCATCTTTGCTCAGGGCAAACTGAAGGCCAACGAGCGTGGGTCGCTGAGCAACATCCTCATGCAACTGCGCAAGTGTCTCTGCCATCCTTTCATCTACAGCCAGGCTATCGAAGATCGCAACCTGTCTCCCGAGCTCACTCGCCGGAACTTGATTGAGGCCTCTTCCAAGCTGATGCTCTTGGAGATTATGCTGCCCAAGTTGAAAGAGCGCGGCCACCgcgtcctcatcttcagtCAGTTCCTTGACCAGCTGACGGTCCTCGAGGACTTTTTGATGAGTTTGAACCTCAGACACGAGCGTTTGGACGGCAGTCAGTCTAGTTtggagaagcagaagaagatcGACGCATTCAACGCTCCAGATTCAGACATCTTCTGCATGTTGTTGTCGACGcgcgctggtggtgttggtatCAACCTGGCGACGGCCGacaccgtcatcatcctcgacccCGACTGGAACCCTCACCAAGATATCCAGGCTCTTTCACGCGCCCATCGTATCGGACAGCGCAAGAAGGTCTTGTGCTTCCAGCTCGTCACTATTGActcggccgaggagaagattcTTCAGATCGGTCGCAAGAAAATGGCGCTCGATCATCTGCTCATCGAGACCATGGACAATCAGGACGACGCCCCCAATGACGTCGAGTCGGTCTTGAAGCACGGCGCTGAAGCTCTCTTTggcgacaagaagaaggatgccaTCAAATACGATTcggctgctgttgacaaGCTTTTAGATCGATCCATGCAGGAGGAAACCAAGACCGACGATAAGAAATCGGCCGAGTCTGCTTTTGCCCACGCCCGAGTGTGGGCCAACGATGGTCTTGCTGACGAGATGAAGGAGACCGAACAGCAGGAGATGTCGCTCAGTGTCTGGGACCAAATTCTCAAGCAGCGTGAAGAGGAGGCTCGTCGTGAGGCCGAGAAAGCTAGGGAAACTCTCGGCCGCGGTGGACGCCGTCGTGGG AATGCCAATTACGCAGGTCCCCAGTTCGAGtttgatgagggagagaagCCAGACAGTGATCAAGGCGAAGGTGATCATGACTTCATCGCTAAaagcgatggtggtgatacAAGCGACGAGGAAGTCGGCACTCCAGCCACTGGGCTATCAGCACACTTGCGCAAGTCAG ACAACGAAAGCGGCCAGGCCCAGACCCAAAGCAAcgcccaagcccaagggaaagcagcagcagcaggagcagcagcttccCTCGCCCCCCAAAACGGCCACGCCAAAGGCGCCGTCAATGGTGATAAAGTTAAACGTTCCCAAGTCGAAGTCGCCATCTTCACGGCCCAAGGCCCAGGcgcccaacaacaaaacgGCGGTGGCGCCAGCAACAGTCGCCCAGTTAGCACAGACGTCCGGTTTAATGTCCCGGACAATGCTGCGTCCCAAAACCAAAgacggcaacagcagcagcagcagctcggaGCTGTCGGAGGTGTCGGGGGAGCCCCAGTAACTCACCACCAGGCAGGTGCAAGCATGACAGCCTCTCAAAGGGCGGGGATTGACTTGTTGAACTCGATTGCGATGAGGCCTGCTGGGCAgtctggaggtggtgggggtgggggggtgatggttaACCAGATTGGTGTGCCGACGGTTCCGAGCtcgacgtcgtcgtcggtggcggcggcggcggtggtgctgccaAAGGCGGAGCAGTGCGTTGTTTGCAAGTATAGTCACCCGTGGGGCTGGGAGTGCCCTGAGATGAGGAGCATGAGGAATTTGAGGGTGGCGTTGGATGAGCTGAAgcgggatgggaggttgacggaggaggagagaagtgggtggagggggtttttggtggagaagttgaggttgttgagggggtga